Proteins from one Mucilaginibacter jinjuensis genomic window:
- a CDS encoding DUF2490 domain-containing protein, with amino-acid sequence MCLTIVSQLTTLGVYAQTQSYNQANNEIDFSHDLSQKWSLEFNVGQSWTTKPGHTSLFSSLAQLYTRAWVHYNPNDKWKLSFFYAFYYNKYVPEIDQREAPEWRSAAQAIYYIKRKRLILTTRWRIEDRHIKNVDSVFEAVDRLRGQIKVVYPLNGSVIAKGVFYGIGSEELFFKTSSKVSGSGLFDRNRVSAGIGYGITNNCQLELSYSNEFLPRPGENQSYNAIQCNVVFTNLLPRIGHALFGKKTPEGSSAN; translated from the coding sequence TTGTGCTTAACAATCGTAAGTCAGTTAACGACTTTAGGGGTATATGCCCAGACACAAAGTTATAACCAGGCTAATAATGAGATCGATTTTAGCCATGATCTGAGCCAAAAGTGGTCATTAGAATTTAATGTGGGGCAAAGCTGGACTACAAAACCGGGCCACACAAGTTTGTTTAGCAGTTTGGCACAACTATACACGCGGGCCTGGGTGCATTATAACCCTAATGATAAATGGAAACTTTCGTTCTTTTATGCTTTTTATTATAACAAATATGTCCCCGAGATCGATCAGCGAGAGGCACCGGAGTGGCGCAGCGCAGCACAAGCCATCTATTACATTAAACGAAAGCGCCTCATCCTCACAACGCGTTGGCGTATAGAAGACAGGCATATCAAAAACGTGGATTCTGTTTTTGAGGCAGTTGACCGATTACGGGGCCAAATAAAAGTTGTTTACCCACTAAATGGAAGCGTAATTGCAAAAGGGGTATTTTACGGTATAGGATCCGAAGAATTATTCTTTAAAACCAGCAGTAAGGTAAGCGGCAGCGGCTTGTTCGATCGAAACAGGGTTTCTGCAGGTATAGGTTATGGGATTACAAATAACTGTCAGTTAGAGTTATCTTATTCTAATGAGTTTTTACCCCGGCCCGGTGAGAACCAAAGTTATAATGCCATACAATGTAATGTGGTATTTACTAACCTTTTGCCAAGAATTGGCCATGCCTTGTTTGGTAAGAAAACCCCTGAAGGATCTAGTGCTAATTAA
- a CDS encoding SphA family protein, translating to MKNKSTLSIITCLLLCISAQKGFSQLKGDRLLGGIGLDAGSQAPAETFSLLVPLYFYDASSLKNANGNKIAEPNFNMFITGVGGSYVSSLKILGANYGASVLLPFAQNRIQGNNVDSKSSFAYSDTYLQPFQLGWKTKVADVVFSYGMYIPTGKYEFGGSSNAGLGMFTNEFQTGTTLRLDPKGSISFSSLFSYEIHNDKKGTDIKPGDILSIEGGLGKTWYTFNGSKIPSSIIKAGAVYYMQFKTSNDELPAPAIITPYANSIYLPGKDHVYSAGLEGNILLTKSRMLFGLRWFDEFSAVNRFQGNTFFVTIAHVFSTASKKKAE from the coding sequence ATGAAAAATAAAAGTACACTGTCAATAATAACTTGCCTGTTGCTTTGCATAAGTGCACAAAAAGGATTTTCCCAACTTAAAGGTGATAGGTTACTGGGCGGTATAGGGCTCGATGCGGGTTCGCAAGCACCTGCCGAAACGTTTTCACTACTTGTACCCCTTTATTTCTATGATGCCTCATCCCTAAAAAATGCCAATGGTAATAAAATAGCCGAACCAAATTTCAACATGTTTATTACCGGTGTGGGCGGCAGTTATGTAAGCAGTTTGAAAATTCTGGGCGCAAATTATGGCGCATCTGTATTACTGCCTTTTGCCCAAAACAGGATTCAAGGTAATAACGTAGATTCTAAAAGTTCATTTGCTTATAGTGATACCTATCTTCAACCATTCCAGTTAGGTTGGAAAACAAAGGTTGCTGATGTTGTTTTCAGTTATGGCATGTATATACCTACCGGTAAATACGAATTTGGGGGCAGCAGCAACGCAGGTTTGGGTATGTTTACCAATGAGTTTCAAACCGGCACAACTTTGAGGCTTGATCCAAAAGGCTCGATCTCATTTTCGTCCCTGTTTTCTTATGAGATCCATAATGATAAAAAAGGTACCGACATCAAGCCGGGGGACATATTATCGATAGAGGGTGGCCTTGGCAAAACCTGGTATACCTTTAATGGCTCTAAAATTCCAAGTTCAATTATCAAAGCGGGGGCGGTATATTATATGCAATTTAAGACCTCTAATGATGAGTTGCCGGCACCTGCGATAATTACTCCTTATGCAAACAGTATTTACCTGCCGGGTAAAGACCATGTTTACTCAGCTGGTTTGGAAGGCAATATATTATTGACAAAATCGAGAATGTTATTTGGCCTGCGCTGGTTCGACGAATTTAGTGCGGTAAACCGTTTTCAGGGCAATACATTTTTTGTAACCATCGCCCATGTGTTCAGTACAGCCTCTAAAAAGAAGGCGGAGTAG
- a CDS encoding amino acid permease: MIKKPIDLLLKESADEGENSLKRTLGPINLILIGIGIIIGAGLFSLTGIAAGQHSGPAVTISFIIAALGCTFAALCYAEFSAMIPVAGSAYTYSYATMGELFAWIIGWDLVLEYSVGAATVAISWSQYLTKFLSWFDLYLPPQLTLSPFETAKAANGDVVSGIINLPAALIVIIVTSIIIRGTKGSALVNAIIVSLKVGVVLVFIAVGWSFINPQNYHPYIPQNTGVWGNYGWSGILRGAGLVFFVFIGFDAVSTAAQEAKNPQRNMPIGIIGSLVVCTILFVIFAHVMTGMANYKEFIGSGAPVAIAIEKTHYQWLSKAIVLAILIGYTSVILVDLLGQSRVFFSMSKDGLLPKVFADVHHKFRTPWKSNIVLCAFIALFAAFVPIRVVGEMTSIGTLLAFVMVCAGVLILRKQQPDVHRPFKTPLVPLVPILGILTCFAMMTFLPGDTWLRLIIWLAIGLVIYFTYGKKNSVLGKASRQ; this comes from the coding sequence ATGATCAAAAAGCCCATCGACCTCCTGCTGAAAGAATCGGCAGATGAAGGCGAGAACTCCTTAAAACGCACACTCGGCCCCATTAATCTTATCCTTATTGGGATAGGTATTATTATTGGTGCGGGTTTATTTTCATTAACAGGTATAGCTGCAGGCCAGCACTCGGGCCCGGCTGTAACTATATCATTTATTATTGCAGCGTTGGGCTGTACTTTTGCTGCCTTATGTTATGCCGAGTTTTCGGCCATGATACCGGTAGCAGGTAGCGCATATACTTATTCGTATGCCACTATGGGCGAACTGTTTGCCTGGATCATCGGATGGGATCTGGTGCTCGAATATTCTGTGGGTGCAGCAACAGTGGCCATCAGCTGGTCGCAATACCTAACCAAGTTTTTATCCTGGTTCGATCTTTACTTGCCTCCGCAACTTACCCTCTCTCCTTTTGAAACAGCCAAAGCGGCCAATGGCGATGTGGTGAGTGGCATTATTAACCTGCCTGCTGCATTAATTGTAATTATTGTTACCAGCATCATTATCCGTGGTACCAAAGGTTCGGCATTGGTTAACGCCATTATTGTGAGCTTAAAGGTTGGTGTGGTATTGGTATTTATTGCAGTTGGCTGGTCGTTTATTAATCCACAGAATTATCATCCATACATTCCTCAGAACACAGGCGTTTGGGGCAACTATGGCTGGTCGGGGATATTACGTGGTGCAGGTTTGGTATTCTTCGTTTTCATTGGGTTCGATGCTGTATCTACTGCTGCCCAGGAAGCTAAAAATCCACAACGTAACATGCCTATTGGCATCATAGGCTCATTAGTAGTATGTACTATCTTATTTGTGATCTTCGCCCATGTAATGACGGGCATGGCCAACTATAAAGAATTTATCGGCTCTGGCGCACCGGTTGCTATCGCGATCGAAAAAACACATTACCAATGGTTAAGCAAAGCAATTGTGCTGGCTATACTAATTGGATATACTTCCGTTATTCTGGTTGATCTGCTTGGTCAGTCCCGGGTGTTTTTCTCAATGTCGAAAGATGGTTTATTGCCTAAGGTATTTGCCGATGTACATCATAAATTCCGTACACCCTGGAAATCAAACATTGTGCTTTGTGCTTTCATAGCCCTGTTTGCGGCTTTTGTGCCCATTCGCGTAGTTGGTGAAATGACGAGTATTGGTACCTTGTTAGCCTTTGTAATGGTTTGTGCCGGTGTATTGATTTTACGTAAACAACAACCAGATGTTCATCGTCCGTTTAAAACCCCATTAGTGCCATTGGTGCCTATACTGGGTATTTTAACCTGTTTTGCCATGATGACCTTCTTGCCCGGCGATACTTGGTTAAGGCTGATTATCTGGCTGGCTATTGGCTTGGTTATTTATTTTACTTACGGCAAAAAGAATAGTGTATTGGGCAAAGCATCGCGGCAATAG
- a CDS encoding sigma-70 family RNA polymerase sigma factor, producing the protein MRQLKISQSITNRESQSLDKYLSEIAKVDLITAQEEVILAQKIREGDQAALERLTKTNLRFVVSVAKQYQNQGLTLGDLINEGNLGLIKAAKRFDETKGFKFISYAVWWIRQSILSAVAEQSRIVRLPLNQIGSLSKIHKSASKLEQDLERQPTPEELANDLETTIEKISDSLANSGRHVSVDAPFISGEENTLLDVLQSSDAGTDNDLMVDSLSQEIKRSLNVLAERDRQVIALFFGLNNNAPHSLEEIGEKYNLTRERVRQIKDKALLRLKQTSKANLLQSYL; encoded by the coding sequence ATGAGACAACTCAAAATTTCCCAATCTATTACCAACCGCGAATCACAATCACTGGATAAGTATTTAAGTGAGATTGCAAAAGTTGATTTGATTACCGCACAGGAAGAAGTAATATTGGCACAAAAGATCCGCGAGGGTGACCAGGCCGCTTTAGAGCGCTTAACAAAAACTAACTTACGTTTCGTTGTATCGGTAGCTAAACAATACCAAAACCAGGGATTGACTTTAGGCGATTTGATTAACGAAGGAAATTTAGGCTTAATTAAGGCAGCCAAACGTTTTGATGAAACCAAAGGTTTTAAATTTATCTCGTACGCCGTATGGTGGATCCGTCAATCTATTTTATCTGCCGTTGCAGAGCAATCACGTATTGTACGTTTACCCTTAAACCAAATCGGTTCATTAAGCAAAATTCATAAATCGGCTTCTAAATTAGAGCAGGATTTAGAGCGCCAGCCAACTCCTGAAGAATTGGCTAACGATCTGGAAACTACTATCGAAAAGATCTCTGATTCATTAGCTAACTCTGGCCGTCACGTATCTGTTGATGCTCCTTTTATCTCTGGCGAAGAAAATACTTTGCTTGATGTATTACAAAGCAGCGATGCCGGTACTGATAACGACCTGATGGTTGATTCACTTTCGCAAGAGATCAAACGTTCATTAAACGTTTTGGCCGAACGCGATCGCCAGGTAATTGCCTTGTTCTTTGGTTTAAACAACAACGCGCCTCATTCATTAGAAGAAATCGGTGAAAAATATAACCTGACCCGTGAGCGTGTTCGCCAGATTAAAGACAAAGCATTATTACGCTTAAAACAAACTTCTAAAGCAAACCTGCTGCAGTCGTACTTATAA
- a CDS encoding DUF3943 domain-containing protein encodes MKRNRVILKFLVSLITLLTVFFCKSVVFADATDTTKTKILKDTSTLYKPQAVKKHFWRASGELMLAQIIPWSYNYFVRDADFAHITFKSIGHNLKPSSWEWDDNNFTTNQIAHPIQGSMYYSAFRSNGYSFWQSAPAAFAGSFMWEIAGETHNPAPNDFINTSFGGISLGEMTYRLSNRVVNKHQRGFKRQMSEVAGFLLNPMNGFNRLLDGKWGKVSHEPDTDLDTTSVVGIIDLGARQISEKNEGLFTKGKTGWYARLRLLYGDPYRESKKAFNNFDIMVEMGADDTARLNTVRVNGLLSSWELNSTLKQEQLLSLTLNYDFYHNSSFEYGGQSVNLSLYSEYDVNDKVKFLTRFGTGAIVLGAVPDAYLYYGEGRNYDYGPGISLIAHGGILVNNRFTGVINYQGGWFVTLNGSKSSYFLHTFSTEARYRIFNKVSVGAEGGFFNLKGYYRDYDDINKKYPYLRLAIGYKI; translated from the coding sequence ATGAAACGAAATAGGGTGATCTTGAAATTTTTAGTTTCGTTAATAACGCTATTAACAGTATTTTTTTGCAAATCTGTAGTTTTTGCTGATGCGACCGATACAACTAAAACAAAGATCTTAAAAGATACCTCCACATTATACAAACCGCAGGCTGTGAAAAAGCATTTTTGGCGGGCATCCGGCGAGTTAATGCTGGCGCAAATTATCCCCTGGTCGTATAATTATTTTGTGAGGGATGCCGATTTTGCACATATAACATTTAAAAGTATAGGCCATAACCTAAAACCAAGCAGCTGGGAGTGGGACGATAATAATTTCACCACCAACCAAATTGCACATCCAATCCAAGGGAGTATGTATTACAGTGCTTTCAGGAGTAATGGTTACTCGTTCTGGCAATCAGCACCAGCGGCCTTTGCGGGAAGTTTTATGTGGGAAATTGCCGGCGAAACTCACAACCCGGCCCCTAACGATTTTATTAATACCAGTTTCGGCGGGATATCATTGGGTGAAATGACGTACCGCCTCTCTAACCGGGTTGTGAATAAGCATCAACGTGGTTTTAAAAGGCAGATGAGCGAAGTGGCTGGTTTCTTATTAAACCCAATGAATGGTTTTAACAGGTTGCTTGATGGTAAATGGGGTAAGGTATCGCATGAACCAGATACAGATTTGGATACAACAAGTGTAGTTGGTATAATAGACCTGGGGGCAAGGCAGATCAGTGAGAAGAATGAGGGGCTGTTTACCAAAGGCAAAACCGGCTGGTATGCCAGGCTGCGCTTGCTTTATGGCGACCCATATCGCGAATCGAAAAAGGCATTTAATAATTTTGATATCATGGTTGAAATGGGGGCCGATGATACAGCACGATTAAACACGGTTCGTGTAAATGGCTTACTATCATCATGGGAGCTCAATTCAACTTTAAAGCAGGAGCAATTATTGTCATTAACCCTCAACTATGATTTTTACCATAACTCATCATTTGAGTATGGTGGGCAAAGCGTTAACCTCAGCCTATATTCAGAATATGATGTTAATGATAAGGTGAAATTTTTAACCCGCTTCGGTACAGGTGCAATAGTACTGGGAGCAGTGCCCGATGCATATTTATATTATGGCGAGGGGCGTAATTACGACTACGGGCCCGGTATAAGCTTAATTGCACATGGGGGAATATTGGTAAACAATAGGTTTACGGGCGTAATTAATTACCAGGGTGGTTGGTTTGTAACACTCAATGGTAGTAAATCAAGTTACTTTTTGCATACCTTCTCAACAGAAGCCAGGTATAGGATATTTAATAAAGTATCAGTAGGGGCAGAAGGTGGTTTCTTTAACCTTAAGGGTTATTATAGAGATTATGATGATATTAATAAGAAGTATCCTTATCTGAGGTTGGCAATTGGTTACAAAATTTAA
- a CDS encoding helix-turn-helix domain-containing protein translates to MDSKLLPFFFFSTGLAGVGVSVVLISSKKYFLQNFYLSLCIFSLSLCSIYNFCYMQNMLIDLPFLFIIAKSITYLVAPSAYLYIRNVFYPLNMYRKYDWVNFVPFAIIILVLTNLSLRNPEAIQRALTDSSVNWFVNVTHADLYYDLSIGKSMLWLFYTFLQSVCIINFERKRHTIPLHYNHRLINWVKVFNITLILLFSLLLVQRIVNISFISLDFVSDTTMSFILLITLVFLISNPHILYSLEHAGLNLTVNPHTFTRHAVEEFVDSDKSLIVKQLFTSKKKDEYLLILDDVLKQTKPYLNKGITVKDLSEQTGIPAHHLSSLISSEFKLHFQDFINLRRIEYLKNNIDDIEWKQLTLEGICWEIGFTSRTTFFRAFIKFTGLSPSEYFNSLKKSKHRA, encoded by the coding sequence ATGGACTCAAAACTTTTACCCTTTTTCTTCTTTTCAACCGGATTGGCTGGAGTAGGAGTGTCTGTTGTATTAATCTCATCGAAAAAGTATTTCCTGCAAAATTTCTATCTCAGTTTGTGCATCTTCAGCCTGTCATTGTGCTCTATATATAACTTCTGCTACATGCAGAATATGCTGATTGATCTTCCCTTTTTATTTATTATAGCCAAATCAATTACCTACCTGGTGGCACCAAGCGCCTACTTATATATCCGCAATGTTTTTTACCCATTAAATATGTACCGGAAATATGACTGGGTAAACTTTGTGCCGTTTGCGATAATTATTTTAGTGTTAACCAATTTAAGCCTGCGCAACCCCGAAGCCATTCAAAGGGCGCTAACCGATAGTTCTGTTAACTGGTTTGTTAACGTAACCCATGCCGATTTATATTATGATCTGTCTATAGGTAAATCAATGTTATGGCTTTTTTATACATTTTTACAAAGTGTATGTATTATAAATTTTGAACGTAAAAGGCATACCATACCATTGCACTACAACCACAGGTTAATTAATTGGGTTAAGGTTTTCAATATTACTTTAATCTTATTGTTTAGTTTACTGCTTGTACAACGTATTGTAAACATCAGTTTTATCAGTCTCGATTTTGTGAGCGATACTACCATGTCGTTTATCCTGCTTATAACATTAGTTTTTTTAATATCTAACCCACATATTTTATACAGCCTTGAGCATGCAGGGCTTAATTTAACTGTAAACCCGCATACATTTACCCGGCATGCTGTGGAGGAGTTTGTTGACTCTGATAAATCTCTGATTGTAAAACAGCTTTTTACTTCTAAAAAGAAGGACGAATATTTACTGATATTGGATGATGTGCTTAAGCAAACAAAACCTTATTTAAACAAGGGTATAACCGTAAAAGACCTTTCTGAACAAACCGGTATACCGGCACACCATTTATCAAGCTTAATCAGCAGTGAGTTTAAACTACATTTTCAGGACTTTATCAATCTGAGAAGAATTGAATATCTCAAAAATAATATTGATGATATTGAATGGAAGCAGCTGACACTTGAAGGTATATGCTGGGAAATTGGTTTTACCTCCAGAACTACATTTTTCCGTGCCTTTATTAAATTTACAGGCCTTTCACCTTCAGAATACTTTAATTCCCTCAAAAAGAGCAAACACCGGGCATAG
- a CDS encoding AraC family transcriptional regulator, whose amino-acid sequence MRFDFIAGFMLITSVYGVIVSLILLLFPQKNTFNKRLLGVSLISYALFCLYMAIMYSHLIFVWPHLFRLVAPVMYLVAPASYLYVRTTINGETQFRKFDWVHFFPCLFLLIELMPFYLRGTDYKLQVIQYYQAHRAEVIYLREGFLEPHFHFIFRTIIAFIYVYFQWKVITDFLSAASHKIRVKYEVLINWLKLYSLLTTATFSLILLTSILGLYFNTLQDFINVSVSLQLLTISVILVLKPRVLYSFDEELVLVTNTEQKVADKTEKLKTVKDAIADLLQNQKHYLNKGYNLALMAEDLDIPTHVLSATINTEFHLSFRDLINKYRVEYIINSISGQKIANYTFEGIALEAGFNSRTTFYRAFIKVTGETPTTYFKRDL is encoded by the coding sequence ATGAGATTTGATTTTATTGCAGGATTTATGCTTATAACATCTGTTTATGGTGTTATTGTAAGCTTAATACTGTTGCTGTTTCCTCAAAAAAACACCTTCAATAAACGATTACTTGGTGTATCACTTATATCGTATGCACTGTTTTGCCTGTATATGGCCATCATGTACTCGCATCTTATTTTTGTATGGCCACATTTGTTCAGGCTTGTTGCGCCGGTTATGTACCTGGTGGCCCCGGCTTCTTATTTGTATGTGCGTACCACAATTAATGGCGAAACACAATTCAGGAAATTTGATTGGGTGCATTTCTTTCCCTGCCTTTTTTTATTAATTGAGCTGATGCCTTTTTATCTAAGAGGCACTGATTATAAACTACAGGTAATTCAGTATTATCAGGCGCACAGGGCTGAAGTTATTTACCTGCGCGAAGGTTTCTTAGAGCCGCATTTCCATTTCATATTCCGCACCATTATTGCTTTTATATATGTTTATTTTCAATGGAAAGTTATTACCGATTTTTTATCTGCGGCCTCGCACAAAATCAGGGTGAAATACGAAGTCCTAATCAATTGGCTAAAATTGTACAGTTTGCTAACTACCGCAACATTTAGCCTGATACTTTTAACCAGCATTTTAGGCTTATACTTTAATACACTGCAAGATTTTATTAACGTATCTGTATCACTGCAATTATTAACCATTTCTGTAATACTGGTTTTAAAGCCCAGAGTGCTTTATAGTTTTGATGAAGAATTAGTTTTGGTAACTAATACGGAGCAAAAGGTTGCGGATAAAACCGAAAAATTAAAAACCGTAAAAGATGCTATTGCCGATTTGTTGCAAAATCAAAAACATTATTTAAACAAGGGTTATAATTTGGCACTGATGGCCGAAGACCTGGATATACCCACGCATGTACTATCGGCAACTATTAATACCGAGTTTCATCTTAGTTTCAGGGACTTAATTAATAAATACCGGGTTGAATATATTATTAATAGTATCAGCGGGCAAAAAATAGCGAACTATACATTTGAAGGTATTGCGCTCGAAGCGGGCTTTAATTCGCGTACTACCTTTTACAGGGCATTTATAAAAGTTACCGGCGAAACGCCAACAACGTACTTTAAAAGAGATTTGTAA
- a CDS encoding NAD(P)/FAD-dependent oxidoreductase: MTSLESNEKKTRIVIVGGGFAGLNLAQNLYKTKNYHITLVDKNNYNYFTPLLYQVATSFLDPSSISYPFRKLFRDKNINFRMAEFLRVDPATQTIYLSDGELQYDQLVFAAGAKTNFYGIESIEKNAISLKGIDDALKMRNALLTTLELAAKATDLAERRKLLTIVVAGGGPTGVEVAGMLAEMKSYILKKDYPELKNAKGAIYIVDGSENLLSPMSDKTHSETKKAMLDLGVQVKLKTRVADYTDGIVRFADGDAIEAGTLIWAAGITANVFEGIPLASLGVGKRMKTNEFNQVEGFENIWAIGDISVQITDPAYPHGHPQLAQVAIQQGVTLAKNFLAVEKGKAMKAFKYFDKGEMAIVGRHHAVVDLFKHKVHLSGFAALFIWLFIHLVSLVNYNNKVRTLYSWAVAFITRDQALRMIFRP, encoded by the coding sequence ATGACAAGTTTAGAATCTAACGAAAAAAAAACGAGGATAGTGATTGTTGGAGGCGGATTTGCAGGCTTAAACCTGGCGCAAAATTTATATAAAACCAAAAACTACCATATTACCCTGGTAGATAAAAATAACTACAACTACTTTACCCCGCTGCTTTACCAGGTGGCTACAAGTTTCCTCGATCCTTCGAGCATTAGTTATCCATTTCGTAAATTATTCAGGGATAAGAATATTAATTTCAGGATGGCCGAATTTTTACGGGTTGACCCGGCAACACAAACCATTTACTTAAGCGATGGCGAATTGCAATACGATCAGCTTGTATTTGCAGCCGGCGCTAAAACCAACTTTTACGGTATTGAGAGCATCGAAAAAAATGCCATTTCGCTAAAAGGCATTGATGATGCTTTGAAAATGCGGAACGCCCTGCTTACCACGCTCGAACTGGCCGCAAAGGCAACCGACCTTGCAGAGCGTAGAAAACTGCTAACCATAGTAGTAGCTGGCGGCGGCCCAACCGGTGTTGAAGTGGCCGGCATGTTAGCCGAAATGAAAAGCTACATTTTAAAGAAAGACTATCCCGAGTTAAAGAATGCTAAAGGAGCCATTTATATTGTAGATGGCTCAGAAAACCTGTTATCGCCAATGAGTGATAAAACGCATAGCGAGACTAAGAAAGCCATGCTCGATTTAGGTGTACAGGTAAAATTAAAAACAAGGGTTGCCGATTATACCGACGGTATAGTACGTTTTGCCGATGGCGATGCCATTGAAGCCGGAACACTAATCTGGGCAGCCGGTATTACCGCCAATGTGTTCGAGGGTATCCCACTGGCAAGCCTGGGTGTGGGTAAACGCATGAAAACCAATGAATTTAACCAGGTTGAAGGTTTTGAGAATATCTGGGCTATTGGCGATATCAGCGTACAAATTACAGACCCAGCCTACCCGCACGGGCACCCGCAACTGGCACAAGTGGCCATACAGCAAGGTGTTACTTTGGCGAAAAACTTTTTAGCTGTAGAAAAAGGCAAAGCAATGAAAGCGTTTAAATATTTCGATAAAGGCGAAATGGCCATTGTGGGCCGCCATCATGCCGTGGTTGATCTGTTTAAACATAAGGTGCATTTGAGTGGGTTTGCCGCTTTATTTATCTGGTTGTTTATCCACCTTGTTTCGCTGGTAAATTATAATAACAAGGTACGCACACTATATAGCTGGGCAGTTGCGTTTATAACCCGTGACCAGGCGCTGCGAATGATTTTCAGACCTTGA
- a CDS encoding DUF6515 family protein, with protein MKMIVNKLLTIGRVSIAYLLIVSICNISGAFAQRRGGHMSRPGSSGSTSRTPNNNRANRPNTGGINRPNNTANNNGNRINNNNSGNRNNGNRTNINSGNTNVNINVNNSRNTVVRQNNYRPYTRPPYVYGGRSFYSYHPYYYHPYRPFYWGPAYHPWGFFIAALATTAIIVTVANQQYHYDQGVYYTQSNGGYTVVQAPVGAVVTTLPSSAQTVVVTGSTTNNYYYGGTFYEKSSKGYTVVPPTAGSIVTSLPEGGKETKVGDVTYVKVGETYYQPIQQDGKDVYEVVKVDEVKQ; from the coding sequence ATGAAAATGATTGTAAACAAATTATTAACGATTGGTAGAGTTTCAATAGCCTATTTACTAATTGTATCAATATGTAATATATCCGGCGCATTTGCTCAACGCAGGGGCGGCCACATGTCAAGGCCTGGCAGTTCGGGCTCTACCAGTAGAACACCGAACAATAATAGAGCTAACAGGCCCAATACAGGCGGCATTAACCGGCCTAACAACACTGCAAACAATAACGGCAACAGAATAAATAACAATAACTCAGGTAACCGCAATAATGGCAACCGTACAAATATTAACAGCGGCAATACCAACGTAAATATTAACGTTAACAACAGTCGCAATACTGTGGTAAGGCAAAATAATTATCGCCCTTATACAAGGCCACCTTATGTGTACGGCGGCCGAAGCTTTTATAGCTATCACCCATATTATTATCATCCATATCGTCCGTTTTATTGGGGGCCGGCTTATCATCCATGGGGTTTCTTTATAGCAGCATTGGCTACTACAGCCATTATTGTGACTGTAGCAAATCAGCAGTATCATTATGATCAGGGTGTTTATTATACGCAGAGTAATGGCGGCTATACCGTTGTGCAGGCTCCGGTTGGTGCAGTAGTTACAACGCTGCCAAGTTCGGCACAAACCGTAGTGGTTACAGGCTCTACCACCAATAACTATTATTATGGTGGTACTTTTTACGAGAAATCATCAAAAGGGTATACCGTTGTTCCGCCAACAGCTGGCTCTATAGTTACCAGCTTGCCCGAAGGTGGTAAGGAGACAAAAGTAGGGGATGTTACCTACGTTAAAGTTGGCGAAACTTATTATCAGCCTATTCAACAGGATGGTAAAGATGTATATGAGGTAGTGAAGGTGGATGAGGTTAAACAATAA